The Sabethes cyaneus chromosome 1, idSabCyanKW18_F2, whole genome shotgun sequence DNA segment tttaaatctcagtaaaatgaatattgcgaacattaaattttctgcagcgggttaAAAATCTTATTTACCAGCTAGCGCAttggtggttgcaaatgaaatgtgtacttaggacaagtaaattgagatccggatttagtttaggtgtgtgtggttatgtttataggtttgggaccgaaaaatttagatccagatatattcatgaaagtgttctatatagtgtttaaggtaatttcaatgattttaagcaaaattataacaatatttcatccaaggcatgttgaatcaatgtccttattgtttagtatttattatgtaataaaattataaatggttttaaataaaatgcaggcaaataaaaattatagtaagtatatatgttattttctaacccaaccataacatttgattgattccaaagcgcgtatttaaaaaaaaaattcaatttcgcttcttatgattttagttttctatgtgttttgacagctcgaaataaaaatatcatcatttttaccgcggcgccaactacttgtcgaatgaagcttttgttcacctatTGACATATAGCTGGCACTGCAGTAAAAATGATTTTCTTGCATTTACACTCAAAGTATTCTGcacataatttaatttaatgttaTCTTCGACATAAAGAAACATCGCACAGACATAAAACTTATCTAACTAACTAAATACTACTAATTCTTAGcctaaatacattttttgacaAACCAAAGTCGAATATAGATAGTAAATTTCATTGAAACGACTGCAGCAAACTTCCAGCGGGTTATTCATTCCGTATAGCAGTGCGATGAGACAATTGCCGAAAAAAGTCAGTTTGGCGCATCACCCGTGATGGCGTGTTGAAGCGTAGTTTGCTCAATATATCCGCACAGTCGATATTGCCTGCTATAACGTCGAAAATAATCATGCGTTGAAGGAATACTCGCCTACTTGACAACGTTGGTAGGCTGATCAGCATGCAGCGACTTCCATACGGTGCTAGGTTTGTCCTATCCAGCCAAGATTCCGAAGAGCGTATCGAATAAACTGCCTTTGCACACGTTCGATTCGGTTGATGTGAACTACATGATATGGTGTCCACCCTTGCACACCATACTCTAGAACACCCCGCACGAGCGAGCAGTACAGGGTCTTCAAACTGTAGATATCTGCAAAAAACttcgtattttatttatttatttatttattgacatATGTAACGTAAGGCAAAGCCTTTTGAATTGTTACAATAAGATTTGATCGTGAATTTAGTTGGACTACCAAACTTATCtctaaattgatatttattctAAGTGATATTGTGTTTCCTCTACATTGAATTAAGGGAATAACTATGTGCTGTTGAGCCGTGCAAGCAACTGACGCTTAAAAACTCTCGTGCTTGAGCTCGATTTTATCGAAGTTGGTAGTGAGTTCCAATGGACAATGCCTCTAACGAACAGTGACGAACTGTAGTCTCTGGTGCTGTGACGCGGCACGGAAAAATTTCTAGTTCTCAAGTTCCCTAGGGGttgcaaaatagaaaatagatatTCAGGTTTCCTAGTATGGTTTATCTTAAATATCGATAAACAGGACCTATATTTATAGAAATCTGAGAAGGTGCAACCTAATAGCGACTTGTGTAGGTGAGAAACGTGAGAAAATCTGGAAAGGTTGTATACGTACCTAACACAAGCGTTTAACGCCAttcgaaatttattcaagattcCTACAGAAGTGTTAGCGTAGAGTGCATCGCCATAAACAAAATgtggtagcaatattgatttaaaAAGCTTTAACTTAGTtgatgttttaaaatttttagtaGCCAAATTGAGCTGTTTTAGCGTTCCATATATTTTACCACACTGGGCATTTATGTGAGCTTCCCATTTAAGCTGAGATGTAAAAATTACACCTAAGTTGGTaactttatcaaaaaattgaatAGGTTCACCTTGTAGGAATAACTGAGGAGGAGTCATGTAGTTAACGTTTTTAGCAAATAATACAGCCTTTGTTTTACTCGGATTGATCGACAAAAGGTTTGTATTGGACCATGCAGATAATTTGTTTAAATCATGATTTATTTTGCGAGCAACATCATTTAGATCAGAGTCACCATTAGCACAGCAGTATATTTGCACATCATCGGCAAATAAATGAATAGAACAATAGTTCTTTTTAAGAACTCCAACATTGCGTATGCCTTAGCCGGAACAGCAGagatatcccaagtaaccaaaagttcgaataacgGTGTCTAACGAGGGCTaagcagctttatgtatattgaTCTATAACTTGTTAAGCAGCTTctcttttaagtaattaaccgaactttcaagttgttttgagttcgctgcatagaacactaagcagcttcgaaataaactgtcaaaaataaggaaaaagctaatatttagcagcactgctatgttctatttttatacttctacctaacttctatattcgttgcattcacctgctgttgggtttgaacccgggcgCTCCGCGTTGTAATCCtatcccgatccactgcgtcataTTTGCCGTATACAAGTGATGTGAACTTTGCCAATAAGTTATTCTTGAGTATAAGTACGTTTTAGAACTTTCAGCAGCTTTGTGCAGcgtgagttaattatagaacattaaAGTTCGGAGTCAGGCAATCAAGTAATAGTGAAATATTCACCTACACCCGAGCCTACAGCTATGTTTTTGATATGCGCATAgttgaaaaataatgaaaagcattgcattctaatttattatatttactgATTAGACATGTGCTCTGATTAAATTTATTTGAGTGATGGAgtgaaatgaaaatgtttgctggtttgatcactaaaaatgtaaacataaaaataattacaatcatttcgtggccagaagcatacaagcagaacttgttagcaactaaggtTACTTCAAAACTTGATGTAGCATCGTaaaagctttgaagtatctatgaagtacttacagcacttcttaaagcatttagttctacgtacacttgatatacactactaatcagcaaggaGGGTCTACGGAACTGAAAATGAACTAACTGTGAACTTTTGAGTTCGCTTGTCAaataatattcgaacttttggttacttgggatgttcTACGAATCTTAGTTTACTATCAATCAGAATTCCCAAATCCTTCACAGTTGTCTTTCGTTCCAAACTGGTTGCTGCCATGATGTAATCAAacacaatagaggttttccgtcagatcatacccctccttttcttattttttctcgaaagtactcccaatacgagtgacaatggtgcaaaaatatatttttttactacgattttttaaataatgcaaattgcaagaatgttgagtttcttttcaccaaatcacgaatgttgagttttaaaaaatcagaggggttgtgcacaagacacgaccgcatgggtgacgtaggaccacgaaagtctctttgtagcgatagtaggatgtatccatgtatccagctttttacgcgctataatggtggccgctataaattgtgttcgtaatatgcgaacaatctttttgacaactctgcatacatcaaatctggcactcttctcttgcaacactaccgtgctctttctttcgtttacgtcaaagaaggaaagcaaaactgtgcgaaatgtaaacaaaactattgccttccttcttttgcgtaaacgaaagaaagagcaacactgcggtacaagagaagagtgcccagttttgatgtatgcagagttgtcaaaaagattgttcacatattacgaacactatttatagcgtccgccattatagcgcgtaaaaagctggatataataatacgattcttcatgtatacaagctacatccgtaacggtcatcaaagtagaaacattgtatacattcaatcctcaaccgattttggagttatatccatgaattgattgaatctattttattaaaacgaaaccaagttagtaactaaaccaaacagtaaataaatttgtatgatatgtttctacgtaacgttgaatagtgcttttcctttggtaatcggtagacggtacgcgcgagttttcaaaaagttgaaaattttgcgcaacttttctgcggcttacaaaaggacacggataaagcatttacaacctgcagacgtattggaagtcgcagaaaatgttacctgtgaccagaaaacttattaccgtcattggttggtcgtccgcaatggcgaaaaattcaacttttccctcgttgactgtgttaattatggtattaactgggcaagaaaatataaaaaactcttcaatcgctgtgtggcccttaaaagaaccgattgtttgattatcataactcctgcttgcaataaacttgcactaacgcattcaacgtaattctctgttcggtaaattagagtaccgataaccgctaaccaggcacgacttgaagacgtagtcctacgtcaaaacttgattggttgaacccctaatccaaggtgtgacgcgacccgtgccgagggatgaacgGTGGagagggttctataaattctctcgccgctacggagcctgtggagtaccagggcaccctccacagtaatttgcccttgctgcttcaagccggtcactgatgcagtggacgatttcttaccgtgcatgttctctctgccgaaaaacaaagaaacgaatgaggtggagaggagagtaggggaggagcaggacttgaatgatgcgctagcagaggttcagtcctggattctcgtctatcctcaacacgccaactcgttgtgagtcgacaaacgaagatgtggctccaaaactttctactcacgggtcgagattaactctgcctgatctctgagtgtgtgctggagggtgggcggAAACAAATGAGAGCCGAatagttatggccagtaggatggctgtacaatcgctcaaatattctaaaaatatataacgtcgagtgtGAGGGTTACGGGTCATGGCGACGCAGTTCAAACAACGACATCTGGGCTGTAGACGacaacctgtcctggcgacaggtaaaagccatggcgggtaaccgtcagcagtggagatctttgatttcatgcctttgttctgccggaccggcggacttggacacataagtaagtttaTGTGTGAAACTACATAATGTTTTGCTGTTTGATCTGATACATAACATATATGTGTGCGGCACATAAAAATCATTTGTATCGCCATGAATAATATTTATGGCCCCATTAAAAGTATGTACAAGAGCACATAATTTtcgactatccagcttttttcgagacgtgttcgtaatatttgaacagcatttttgacattttccaaATACATCGCACTTTTTCTTTCCGtacgttcctttagttttaccgtgacgCGCGGAAACCTGCGAtgtatagagctttctgacagctcaagcacccacactagcgaacacgaaatacgcgtgtatatacatgatgtttacctcattttggggaacagctgatgctggaggaacaaaccgaaaaatagcgattactagttgtgtttctccgtttgccgcactgcagagcacatatttcgctcaaattttctatcctgttccaaattcaagcacatatgttgaaaatttgctggtatttaaaccagcggaagacgaaattcattctgtaccttggttacaaaggaatgcatctcttttgtttactgttgttgtttgcctcattttcaagcaccaatacacacataactggaaagctctattagggaaatgtcaaaaatgctgtccaaatattacgaacacgtccgccattatgactCGTAAAAAGCTAGATAGGATATGAAACATAATTTTTATGGCAGTTCACACATAAATGAAATTTCTAAAAGGTGTATGACTACCTTTTATGGGCTCATAATAATTAAGAAATTTCTTTGATATTTATGTTTAaacatataaaaaaaatgtataagtAACTTAAAAAGTATGTGTTCAGGtccaataccgtggacccccgttcgtttgaccatttttaatctgaacactttttaatttgaaccccgttggtttgcacgacgtgcaaattaaaaatggttcaaatgtcattctcaatatgacatcatttgttcgattcgtttgtactgatctagcgtgtttaatcggtttcacatttcgttttcctaacgattaagagagaaatccgatcggaaaatgcaatattcgcacttgcaactgccaactaaaacaaaccaccaaaacaataacaaagatcagggcggccagttcacacaggtttcagcatatttcgggttaccagttgttcaaattaaaaagtaaccccgttagtttacatgaggaatcgttcaaacgaacgggggtccactgtaattGTTAGGTTTAAAGTTTTATTAGTATATgctgtgctgtgagccgaatgaaaacttggCAGTAGTTTGTAAAACCACTTTAACGCCCTTAaacagccttaaagtagttcgAAATCtgtgaataaattttattgcagcGCCAGCTACTTGTAGAATCCTCGAACCTAGCCTTCATTCACCGTATTGCCGCAAGATGTCTCTTCTGCAGTTAGGCAATTTAAAACTGTCAATCCAGCCGATGACACTTTAACTTCCGCTACGGGCTCTCGATCTGCCTGTTCCTCTTTCTAGTTTGATCGTCAAACAAGTGAGTTCTGTTTAATTTCTGTGCTGCTCTCGTTTCGTGTCCCAGCGACTTAAAAGTAAGCTTTAGTGTAATTTTCTTTGGTTTTTCTGTAGTTCACTATAATTGCTTTAAATGCATGCAGTTTAGAATGTAGAAATTCTGTTAAAATTTGTCATAAATCCCGCGTTTTCTCCGTTCGATAGCAGCTGCACCCTTACTCATAAAATGTGATGTCAAAACTCACTTCTTTCTTTCATTTCTCTTCCGTAGAATGCGTTACGTGGCCGCATACCTTTTGGCTGTCCTCGGCGGAAACGCCTCCCCCTCCAATGCTGACATCGAGAAAATCCTCAGCTCGGTCGGTATCGAGTCAGACTCGACCCGCGTCACCAAGGTCGTCAGCGAGCTGAAGGGCAAGTCCGTGGAGGAACTGATCGCTTCCGGTCGCGAGAAGCTGTCCTCGATGCCAGCCGGAGGAGCTGCTCCGGCTGCTGGTGCCGCCGCACCCGGTGCTGCCGCTGCCGCTCCGGCTGAAGAGAAGAAGGGTAAGTGGCACGATGAAACATAACCTCTCGCAAAATTGTTTACGATGttgcattttttctgttttttttttcagaggaAAAGAAGGAGGAATCCGAATCCGAGGATGACGACATGGGCTTCGGTCTCTTTGAATAAAAGGTAAGTTTGTGATATTCGACTCTAGATGTGTTGAATCAAGTGGTCTTCATATGATGATTAAACTTAATCACCATCTTTCGACTGATCAGTCGTGACTgttaaaatagtttttcaactgaagcaatttcttttaaaattgtCACAAAATGCAAACTATCGGAAAGTACAAAACATTTTCCTCTTATTTGCAGATCTACCCATTGGAGTTTTACGACGAATGTCGGTTGGAAGGTggcaaaatatttatttctgTGAAATAAGTACGGCACGAAGAAAATAAAGAACACTTAAGAACAACAGGGTGTAAGTTTTGGCTTTGGTAATTGAAAGAACTTctgtagtcctatgtcaaaactATTTTATGACATTTCTTGGTATGAACTGGTACGGCTGTTTGCATAGGTATAATTGTTTAGTTTGTTGAAAAGCAGCTCACCCGTACCAGATTATTTCATATCCCGGGGTCGAAATGTTAAGAACATTTAGGGTGGCttttatgaaattgctgaaaagTCAGgaatttttcccagttcttaCCAAATAATGAAACTTTAATTACTGCGATACAAGAGGATTTGAGTTAGTCCCAAATCATTATCCAAAAATACTCTATATTATTGTTTATCATTCAGCATACGTTTTGCATAAGAAGTTAAAAAAATCCAGCGTTTCAGACATGTGTCATTAcgaaaaaaacctttaaaaggaCAGGATTAAATCTGACATCTCGGATACTTTACCATCAACGTGACTCGCAACGAACGTAACCAGCGCATCGCACTACTTTATCGACAATTCTAAAAATACCCTCATTCAAAAACGCAGTATGCCGTAGATTTCGTTCTGATTTCTGTCAAGTTATTCCCGTTACTCCTGTTGATTCCATCTGACGGAAAGAATATTAATTCCTAATTCCGGTCGTTCTGGTTTTGGTTTTCAAAATTCAGCATAACTTTATTTGTAATTCATGTATTTGTGCTTAGAAGTTTCCGTTTTCGACTTTGTTCTATATCTGTCCGGTTGTCCGGTGAGTGTGTGAATGATCTTGGAGGTTGAAAATCAAGCGCCAGTAGTTGTCGGTGTCTCTTCGGAATCGGAACATAAGGGTGTCAGTCCTTTCTCGCCGCTAACAACATTAGCTACGGAAACGTTATTTTTGCTCGGAACCGGTGCCTTCGGAATAATGAGTGTTGTGCAGCAAGGAAGTAACTTCGATGTGCTCAAGTATGTTACGTTGACAACCGGAGGAtctctgctgctgttgctggttgCCAATAGGGTAAGCAATGCCGGAAAGAaggaagaaaaacaaatttcacgCGAGAAGCTGATCGTGATCGTAACCGGGTGCGACTCTGGTCTAGGGTgagtacaaataaaaaattgtttcaaacaATTCAAAATTGTGGCATCACTCGCACGCAATCCTCATTGCCGATGCCTAATTTTATGTTGTTTACTTTTGAGATAGAGTTTGCTTTATCGCAATTCTGGGAGagtaaacataaaaaaatgtttgcttTACCGGCTTTACAGTACAGTAGGATTCCGATTTCGACatacctcgattttggcaagaacagattttttttggccaCGTAAACTAGGTGATTTCTGAAAATATGATAAATGCCAGTCATTTTAGGTAAGAGGCGAaacagccgcaggctgaaaacttcttaaataaagaatattaataataataatcattttAGGTAGCCAGCAAATTGGAGcctttctttttaattttggtATTTATTATCCCGAGGCATTTTGGCATGGGTTCACATCAAAGTGCATCTCAGACACTCATATCGGCCAACGGGGCGAACTTTGTAGGGATGAATAACATTTGAGAAGGGCAGTGTCCTAACGAACCTTTGCTAATGGTCAAACTGCAAGGTATATTAACCGGCACCGCCTGTACTGCATACAGGGGAGGTTCGTGGGAGCGCTTAGTGCAGGCTATAAAGACAAAATGGGAGCAACAGCCAATCAATTTATCTATTGGTCCTAGTCCTACGCTAAAGTGCGGCAGAGATGTTTTTATGGTTCAGTCGGTCAAATGCTTTTTTAAGGTCAATGGACAccatctgctccaatataatgcagaGTATTATTATGTGATCTTTACTTGATCGGTTAGCGctgaatccagcttgctgctgcCGGAGAGTAACGTCGATTTTTTTGGATttggttgaggattaccttgtACTCTGCAGAGTACtcttgagagtaatacagagctaCATGATGCCTCGCTCTtcctcttcttcagcatagagccggggtggctcgtgctgttttaagcaattgtctccattcaactcagtcTAGGGCCActagtcgccaatttcctagtctcagaagtcgcaaatcg contains these protein-coding regions:
- the LOC128732732 gene encoding 60S acidic ribosomal protein P2 — encoded protein: MRYVAAYLLAVLGGNASPSNADIEKILSSVGIESDSTRVTKVVSELKGKSVEELIASGREKLSSMPAGGAAPAAGAAAPGAAAAAPAEEKKEEKKEESESEDDDMGFGLFE